Proteins from a single region of Syngnathus typhle isolate RoL2023-S1 ecotype Sweden linkage group LG10, RoL_Styp_1.0, whole genome shotgun sequence:
- the scgn gene encoding secretagogin, translating into MDSAFDKLDAAGFLEIWQHFDADDNGYIEGKELDEFFRHMMKRLGPKEKVTEERVQRLKQRFMSAYDVSADGKLQIQELANMILPETENFLLIFHREAPLDNSVDFMQIWRKYDVDCSGYISAQELKAFLKDLFQQHGRKVSPAKLEEYTDTMMKIFDKNKDGRLDLNDLARILALEENFLLQFKLDAGSTAERKRDFEKIFDHYDVNKTGALEGAEVDGFVKDMMELVRPNLTGPELNKLRAVLLRHCDVNKDGKIQKNELMLCLGVKHMA; encoded by the exons atggacaGTGCCTTTGACAAACTGGACGCTGCTGGTTTCTTGGAAATCTGGCAGCACTTTGATGCAGATG ACAACGGCTACATTGAGGgcaaggagctggatgagtttTTCCGTCACATGATGAAGAGACTGGGGCCAAAG GAGAAAGTGACTGAAGAGCGGGTCCAGAGGCTGAAGCAAAGGTTTATGTCCGCCTATGACGTTTCTGCTGATGGCAAACTACAGATCCAGGAG TTGGCTAACATGATCTTACCTGAGACGGAGAACTTCCTGTTGATTTTCCACAGAGAAGCTCCTCTTGACAACAGTGTCGACTTTATGCAG ATCTGGAGGAAATACGATGTGGACTGCAGCGGCTACATTTCAGCTCAGGAACTGAAG gcTTTCTTGAAAGACCTGTTCCAACAGCATGGTCGCAAAGTGTCACCTGCCAAGCTGGAGGAATACACGGACACAATG ATGAAAATCTTTGACAAGAATAAGGACGGCCGTTTGGACCTGAATGACTTGGCCAG GATCTTGGCTTTAGAAGAGAATTTTCTGCTCCAGTTCAAGTTGGAC GCCGGCAGTACAGCGGAGCGAAAGCGagattttgagaagatttttgaTCATTATGACGTT AACAAGACTGGCGCATTGGAGGGAGCAGAGGTGGACGGCTTTGTCAAAGATATGATGGAACTGGTCCGG CCCAACCTCACTGGTCCCGAGCTGAATAAGCTGCGAGCAGTTTTGTTGCGTCACTGCGATGTCAACAAGGATGGAAAGATTCAGAAAAACGAGCTTATGCTTTGTCTGGGGGTGAAGCACATGGCTTAG